Proteins co-encoded in one Acidobacteriota bacterium genomic window:
- a CDS encoding methyltransferase domain-containing protein — protein sequence MMNSPTERRDSIMRFLCAILILAASALAQAGGNAAPDVNKDYRTKEGRATVAKRLANPERDRTQKPEAIVAALQLKPGMTAADIGTGVGYMLPFLSTAVGPSGKVIAEDIQTDFLDGAKARIAAAKLTNVTAVLGAADDPNLPPGAVDVALVLDAYHHMEQPAKVLAALARGLKKDGHLAIVEFHKADRPDHLRFDQAELIREVESNGFRMLSKIDRITDSQYLVTFGKR from the coding sequence ATGATGAACTCACCGACTGAAAGACGTGACTCCATCATGCGATTTCTCTGCGCAATTCTGATTCTCGCGGCATCCGCGTTGGCCCAAGCCGGCGGCAACGCCGCCCCGGACGTCAACAAAGACTATCGCACCAAGGAAGGCCGGGCTACAGTGGCCAAGCGGCTGGCGAATCCGGAGCGTGATCGAACGCAGAAGCCTGAAGCCATCGTTGCGGCTCTGCAACTGAAGCCCGGCATGACCGCCGCCGATATCGGCACGGGCGTCGGCTACATGCTGCCCTTCCTCAGCACGGCCGTGGGTCCTTCCGGCAAGGTCATCGCCGAGGACATTCAAACCGATTTTCTGGACGGCGCAAAGGCCAGAATCGCTGCCGCGAAGCTCACCAACGTGACCGCCGTGCTGGGCGCGGCGGACGATCCTAACCTCCCGCCGGGCGCGGTGGACGTGGCGCTGGTTCTGGACGCCTACCATCACATGGAGCAGCCCGCCAAAGTGCTGGCCGCACTGGCGCGTGGGTTGAAGAAGGACGGGCATCTGGCCATCGTCGAGTTCCACAAGGCCGACCGGCCCGATCACCTGCGCTTCGATCAAGCCGAACTCATCCGTGAAGTGGAAAGCAACGGCTTCCGTATGCTTTCGAAGATCGACCGCATCACGGATTCGCAGTATCTGGTGACCTTCGGAAAACGATAG
- a CDS encoding lectin has protein sequence MRRNITALSSLLLLGSSLAIAQQPPANQQKAPPPPMSFFITSVGKGDGANLGGLAGADQHCQNLAAAAGAGNRTWRAYLSTQGPGAVNARDRIGTGPWFNARGPAVAQNVGHLHGDTLEQARLGNTLTRVTAIDEKGNPVNGVGATPNMHDMLTGSQPDGRAFTDAMDHTCNNWTSNGAGTAQLGHHDRTGGSNMSWNAVHPSRSCSQPDLVATGGAGLFYCFAIDAPR, from the coding sequence ATGCGAAGAAACATTACTGCTCTTTCCAGCCTGCTCCTGTTGGGATCGTCGCTGGCGATCGCGCAACAGCCGCCGGCCAATCAACAAAAGGCCCCGCCGCCACCCATGAGTTTCTTCATCACCAGCGTGGGCAAGGGCGATGGCGCGAACCTCGGCGGCTTGGCCGGCGCGGATCAGCACTGCCAGAATCTGGCCGCGGCCGCGGGCGCGGGCAACCGCACGTGGCGCGCGTACCTTAGCACGCAAGGCCCCGGCGCCGTGAATGCGCGCGACCGCATCGGCACGGGACCGTGGTTCAACGCCCGCGGCCCGGCCGTCGCGCAGAACGTCGGCCATCTGCACGGCGATACGCTGGAACAAGCGCGCTTGGGCAACACCCTGACGCGCGTGACGGCTATCGACGAAAAAGGCAATCCCGTGAACGGAGTGGGCGCCACGCCGAATATGCACGACATGCTGACCGGTTCGCAGCCCGACGGGCGCGCCTTTACCGACGCCATGGATCACACTTGCAACAACTGGACCAGCAACGGCGCGGGCACTGCCCAGTTGGGGCACCATGACCGCACCGGCGGATCCAACATGTCCTGGAATGCCGTGCATCCCAGCCGCAGTTGCAGCCAGCCGGACCTGGTCGCTACTGGCGGCGCGGGGCTGTTTTATTGTTTCGCGATCGACGCGCCGCGGTAG
- a CDS encoding ankyrin repeat domain-containing protein codes for MDIKPAIQRGDATGLRELLAADPARANHLIEWGAQAGIHAHPLHYVSDMLLAGTLEPGTEMPLIEALLEAGADVNPQASNGETPLIGAASLGAESVGLRLLEAGAHPDGEGLFGATPLHWAACLGLTRLVARLIEKGADVNRKDTTHNSSPVGWALHGSYHAPPGSRAQHHQVVALLISAGARIESGWLADEKVQVDRDMFFALGGGR; via the coding sequence ATGGACATCAAGCCAGCCATCCAGCGCGGTGACGCGACCGGCTTACGTGAGTTGCTTGCCGCGGACCCGGCGCGGGCCAACCATCTCATCGAGTGGGGCGCGCAGGCGGGAATCCACGCACATCCGCTGCATTACGTATCGGACATGCTGTTGGCGGGTACGCTCGAGCCGGGCACAGAGATGCCGCTCATCGAAGCGCTACTCGAAGCGGGAGCGGACGTCAACCCCCAAGCCTCGAATGGCGAGACGCCACTCATCGGAGCGGCCAGTCTCGGCGCGGAGTCCGTCGGTCTGCGGCTTCTGGAAGCAGGGGCCCACCCCGATGGGGAAGGCCTTTTCGGAGCGACCCCGCTGCACTGGGCCGCTTGTCTTGGACTCACGCGGCTGGTGGCGCGCCTCATTGAGAAAGGCGCTGATGTCAATCGCAAGGACACAACGCACAACTCATCACCGGTAGGATGGGCGCTCCACGGCAGTTATCACGCGCCACCCGGCAGTCGCGCACAGCATCACCAGGTGGTGGCGCTGTTGATCTCCGCCGGGGCGAGAATCGAATCCGGATGGCTCGCCGATGAAAAGGTCCAAGTTGATCGGGATATGTTCTTCGCATTAGGCGGCGGCCGCTAA